ACAACACATTATTCACTTTAGAAACATTTCAGAAATAatcatgtgtgtatttgtactgtCCTACTTTTTCCATAAGCGCTGGTGGAAAATAAACCAGCCGCATTGAATTGGTTGTAAATGAGAGAACATATTGGCGTAGGATTCAAGGGGATTAGTCCACTACAGTTGCCACTGGTGATGTTAAAGGCTGCGTCTGTGATGTGACAGATGTACACCCCTGTCTCCCCCGCCCTCACCCCCGAGCTCTGCTGGAGAATCAGAAGGAGTTGTGAGAGCCACTGCTGGCTAAATGCTCCGCTTCAGAGCCTCATTACCTAAtcaccagcacagacacagccaAGACACAAATGATTAGGGGACGACTGTTCAATTCATAGATTGTtacttgcttttttttctcttttttgaatcatattcagttttatttgtttctgatATTGTTATTTAATGGCTAATTGTTTTTAGGCCTCGCTGACAGACAAGCCTGTCGCGCTGCACTTAAAGCCGGTTTTAATGGAACTAACTTTGACACTGCGAGCTGTTTTTTTACAGGTCTGACACATGCACACCGAAAAGGAGAGATTTAATATATTCCAGAATATTTTATCATATTTGTTATGACTTCCCTGTGGCTGCCACTGGGCTTTTTTATGAGGATGCTTATTTTTCCCATATTCTCTGCAGAGgctaatgattttttttttctcgactTTACATTTGATCTCAACAAGTCAATGCCATTGATTCTGCAGCTCTGATCCTGCTGCTTGTTCAAATAATATTTACCTAAAGCGCTGTttttgtttggggggggggtgaaaaaaaaaagaattgtgTAGTGATGCTCTTTTGTGTGTGTCCCATCGCTGCAGGTGCTTTTGAAGACGAGGACATAATCCATGTTGAGGGGACAGTGGACCCGGTGAGGGATATGGAGATCATCCACGAGGAGCTGAGGCTGAAAGATGAGGAGATGATCGGCCCCATTATTGACAAGCTAGAGAAGGCGGCCATTAGAGGCGGTGACAAGAAACTCAAACCCGAATATGTGAGTCAATGTCCCAGCAGGCCCTTTGCTTTCCCTCACAGCACGGCACAAATAATAACCCTCCCACACACATGgacgaggagaaaaaaaaagtatatgtttttttaatctccctccAATAGGTCTCACCCCTCCCCCTGCCCCATTTTCCCTTTCTGGAATTGAAAGTGATCAGGGGTCAGGGGTTTTCTGCTGTAGAAATCATTAATAGAGAGTTACTTATTCAGCTGCTGACCCTGGGTCACAGCACTGGGCTAATGAAAGTGTTTCCACACAGCTCTTTTCATCTAAAGTAATACTCAAATCATGGAACAGCTCTTGCTCATGCTCATACACCTACAGCAGCTCAGGAAATTGTGTAAGGCCATAAAGTGGGTGACACCGAAGCCTATACCTCGCCATGAATACTATAAATGTTTAGGATATTCTCTGACAGAAGATTGGCAGCCGTGTGCAGCGAGGTGCAGGGTAAAACGCGGggcgagacgagacgagacgagaggGGGATCAAAACACGCGAGCGCGCACACATCCGGGCGCTCGCATTGTTAGGGTAATGAGGCCGAGCGGCCGCctcgagcggcggcggcgcggctgcAGGCGTCTcgtgatgctgcagcaggatggGATGGGCCGGCACGCGAGGGGACCCGGCCTTTCACTCGCCCAATTTCAGGCCTCCGCGCACCGAGGCTCTGACCACTCATTACGCTAACAAGAGGGGCTATTTCACCTGCTGTAGAGGCCCGTGCTTGGCTGTatcaaccccccaccccccctcctcaactaccccccccccccccaaagcccACAACACTTCCCCACACCCCTGCAGCCCCACAGACAGGAGCCTTTCAGGCTAGGCAGGTGGCCGCTTACGCACATAATCGCTAACAATTTTAGGCAATGAATAAAAATGATCTACATTACTTGTCAGAGGTTGTGCACACGTCGTCAAGTGAGAATCTATAGAAGGCCTCTTTAGACGGCGAAGAATAGTGCTTATCAAAGACTGCACCAAGCTTTTagataaagggggggggggggggggggggggggggggtgattgtCTCACAAGCTGAGCCTGGCATTTGGCAATGCTCAGCTGCAGAACTCTATATGCATCAGTCCAGTGTCTGCCACTGGGGTAAAAATAAGGAAAATACTGAGCAGCTGCTTATAATATGATTATTCTTTACTAAGTAACTTAATAAAATCTAACTGAACGTTTGTCATTACATTTTTTGATTTTTCGAAAGAGCTTTCGTGAGAACAATTTCTTTCTTTATCATATGGGCATCAGCCTACTTTCACATTCCTAATTCTCTTGATGCATTACATTATGCTGGTTCACTGACTTGCACTAAGCTGCCTCCATAGATTTAAACACGAATATTGTCATTGTGACAGTGAACGAAAATGGAATCAACAAGTAAATTacgaaaaaaatatatattgaagcaaaacaaaaaatgttgAATCTGTCAAATAAATGCATTCAACTGAGATGAGAGCATTCGTTGTTATGACCGCTATAGAAAGCACATGAAGTTAGTACATCTGGCCTCTTTGTTGATGTACTTCCTGCTTTAACGGGATGAGACGAGCCAAAACACAAGGGGATAATTAACATGGTAAAATAAGAAAGTACCCCAGTTAGGGACTCGTCTGACAGGCAGGAGGTCAAGTTAATGAAACGGAGAAAATCTGAGATCTCATTCATGTTGTGCTTAAGAAAATGGGCCTTCAGAAACAATCAAATGAGAAATTTTGAATTAATTGTAAAATAGTAAATTAGAGCTCAGTCTCTGGGAGGCTGCGAGTGCAGCAGGGCACAGCTCATATTTATGCATATTTCATAAGACTTAAATCTATTTTTCCGCCGCTGTGTTTACAAGAACAATGTGTCATCGCTTTTGTCTGCACGAATCCTCCGAATCCCCAACCTCACAAAACAATAATAAGAAGCCGGCCCACCAGCGGCGCTTCACGGTGGCAGGCGTATGTGTTTGACCCCTGTGGGACCTATATGCCTTTTATTAACACCTGCCTGTTAGAGCAGCGCTGCACGGCGGCTGCGAGCTGATGAGGGAAACCTGGAGCGGGTTCAGCCTGTGTCACTGGCCGTTTGCTGTTTCCATTTCACAGATGATTAATCTCTCTGTGAAGACTTGGGCCGGCGCAGGCGGAGTGTATGCAGCTCTTCCTGCGCTCTCTCCCGCTGGCTGCACTCTGGCTGCCTGACTAAAAGGCCTTTAGAATTCCTGTGGAGAGAGATGTGCAGAGAGTGAATGCAGCTGGCTGGGGGTCAGTGTGTGGAGCTTTTTCTGCCATTGTGTAATTGAGGCTCTGGCAGGATTTTTTCCTCAGTTCTTTCAAAAGGGAGTATGATTGTGAAGTGCTGCAAGGGTTTGGGGAGGGAAAAGGAGGTAGGGGGAGTGTTGCAGGGGGTGGGGGAGTTTTTATATGAAGGGGGAGGTCAAGTTGACAGGAACAAAAAGAATGTGTTCCGCTAATTTCTGTGGGGCTGGATCAACAATAATAGGCTCAATTTCTTTATTACAAATTGTATAACTACCTCCCTCCCATTTTCCCACCCTTTTCCGCTTCCAGATCCTGTCAAGACCCAGTCTTGCCTGTGGTCTCAACCCACAAGTACCTCAGTAATGAATGTGGCATATATAGCGGGAAATGCTCAATATTTTCTCCAGAAGAAACAGTGAATAATTAGCTCTGTACCTCGCGAGTGCTTATTCAGTATGACTACATTCTGCAAAGTGCCTGAGGAAGGACCAATAATTTACACCTAACGAACCAACTTCCAATTAGTTCCCTGCTCTTTCCAATTTTGTATCCTCTCTCTAGCCTTTTCATTAAATGGTCCCGGTGGAATATTGATGTATAAGACGGCGACACCCCCGAAGGCATTTTGTCATGATTTACCGGAGGGAAGGGGGTCTTGTGCGTGCCATCCCCGTCAAACCCGGGCCACTCCTGCCTAAATGCGCACACAGCCATTGTTCACTTTGGCATCAGGATGCCATGCGTTTAGGAAATAATTACCCCATACCCTGCTGGGTTTATACTCTTTTTCATCTCCTTTAATGGCTTCTTGTTCATTCTCTTTTAACCCCAAACAGGACGTTATGTGCAAAATCAAGAGCTGGGTAGTGGATGAAAAGAAACACGTCCGCTACTACCGCGACTGGAACGACAAGGAGGTGAGCTTTGATGATGAAGTCCAACGTATGAATGGGATTTATGGTGCTCATCTTTTCATCTGACCTAAAAGTGCAACCGCTGTTCCCTTTCGTTTTGTTCTTTTCATGCAACACGTCCTTTGTGTAAATGAGAAGTTACTATTATGAGTGTTTCACTGGttgtgtgatatatttttttacgaGCTAATGACATGTGGCCGTGCTGATTTTGATTTAAAGACTTTACAGACGCCCCCCACGGCGTCTATACACCAGGCTGAGACTTGATTTGGCTTCACTTATCTCTGTTGGCCTCAAAGGCGACTTTGGAAAGTTTGTTCCTCACTGCTCGCCTCGTGTGTCTTTGTCACAGATTGAAGTGTTGAACAAATACTTGTTTTTGACATCCAAACCGATGCTTTACCTCGTTAACCTCTCCGAGAAAGACTACATCAGGAAGAAGAACAAATGGTGAGTGTTTCGCCGAGCGTCAGGTGTTATTGACTTAATGCCCTCATTAATCGTCATTGTACTTGTGTGGATGATCTTCAGTTAACGCTTAcgtctgcgtgcgtctgcgcATGCGCATGCAGAGAcatcagctctgtgtgtgtgtgtgacatcactaATCTGCTGGTACCTGCTGACAGAGTCGATCCCAGACTCCTCCTTGAAGCTCATGCTTCACATTTTGGATttccacaaaaacaaatatatggACGCTCAAATTCAAAGTGGAGTAACTCATCATCTGGAGATGTCCAGTAAATCACGTGGACGGCGGCCCTCAGATGTTACAACATCGACTGGGATTGCTTTGCTCTGGTGCTGTTGCTCAAGTAGCTTCATAAGTTTCACTCCGGCTGATGGGATTCCCACAAATCGCCGTGACAACTGGATGGGGCTCGTAGGACGTAACACGCAcacgcgagggggggggggttcaggtttTTGATACTAACACCCAGTGTCTTGTGCTTCTTGCTTTGCAGGTGCAGCTGTCTTTGTGACGTCAGCTGTCTTTGTGGAGGCTGCTGTTCGGCCTGCGTTACATTTAATAGGGCGACTTCTGCACTTGTTTGGTCAATAACACCAACTTTTCCAATTACCCTGATGACTGTGATGTCAttccactgtttgtttttttttctacctctcGCTACTTGGCAACGTTGTACCGCGTGGAAGTTTGCCTGTTTACCTGTAGCTGTTGTTAAAATTTTCCCGACACGAAAGTCTGCCTGTCAGACGAACAGGAGCAGGAAAACTCATAAATCAATGTGATTCATGTGATGCGGAACAGCCGTCATCGAGGGGgaagagactttttttttattgtgtgcgCGCATTTTCTTTTAACTGTGCGAAATGCAATAAATCTCCGAGCGTTTTacgcagacacaaacagtaGTGCTCAGGTGTCCCGAGGGCGCCGCCATGAACAATGCCCACATCAAAGTGTTGATGGGTGACAAGTGATGAGTCACTTCCCTTGTCCAGAGCGGAGCTCACACCTGTATGGAGATGATTACAGGTAGATCTAGCTGGCCCTAATTGTACAATAAATGCTGCTCTCAGCTCTAATGGCAGCCAGTCTGCGGCAGAGACGCCAGACTGCCATTTGGCTGTCGCCatgctcctgtgtttttccacCAGCACAGTTGAGATGATGATACGGTTAAGGACTATTCAAAGCAAACAGCAAGACAAATTGCAATCTCAGCTTTTAATGTGCTGGAGGAAAGAAGGTGAATCCTAGAATGAGGCAAATAAGCCAATTTTATCGGTGTCTCTCTAGACACCTATTCAGACCATTCAGTACCTGCTCGTTTGCATCCTGTACAGctttgtgtgtgctgtgttgtcAAGTGCGCTCTTTCAGCCAGACTTTAAATTGACGCTATTAATTATAATGAATTACTTCACTAGGCAATATTTCTTGATTTTAACACATGAAAGTTAGCTGAAATAGCGGggctgcagaaacaaatttGGGCACACACAGGAGATAACAGCGTTTTTATAAGGCCGTCCAGAAACAGGGCATTGTAAAACAGATCATCCTGTTTAGAGTATGGGAAGCACATAGCAAGCTGCCCTTGTTTAGACAAGAATACACACTATTAGCTTTAGCAAGCCATCATTAATGGGGGGATCAGACGAGGAGCAAGGCCTCCTTTCATCCCCAGGTTCTCTGCTGGAGACAGTACATCATTTACTGTTGAGAGGAGCACATGGCTCCAATCCTATACAGTGTATGTGTATGAGAATGCGTCCATGTGCATGTTTGAAGTCTGTTTCAGAGGCGACTCCATGCTCATTTGGATGCTGGCGTAATTGCGGTGTGGAGATCAAAGGCGCGCTGGCCGAGTGATGTTCCAGAGGAGACTTTACCACACAGCCCTCTCCTCTGTGCAGAGGGGGCCGCCTGCTGCTCGCcgctcccctctcccctccagCCATGCACTGCCCCCTGCACATCCCCGCTCGTAAAAAATGATTAAGGCCGCATTTGTCATGTGTTTATGACTGAGAGGCATTGCGTGATAGGGAATGGCATCTACAAGAGTCTATCGAGAGGCTTTCTCCCCGTTCCTCGGCGTCAGCGAGCTGCCGGGAAGACTTTTCCTCTGCACCGCATACCATAGTTTGTGTGTTAGAGAGGGTCATTAGAGCACTGTTGATGATGTGGTGACTGCAGCCTgcccagtgttgctgtgttttcacttGCCAGTTCAGATATTGTTTATTTTACGTGCTCGCGCCCTCATCGCGTTCATCAGTCTTTATGTCTTTTAACAGGCTTCCTATCAGATATTCATTTTAATCCACCGAGATCTGAGAGCAGTCACTTTTTGTACTGTAATGGCCGGAGATTCAGCTGAGAATCCTCCACGTATgctgtgatgtttttctttcttgtcattttttctttcctttttctcgTCTCTTGGACAATGTGCATTAAAGTAAATTGGTCCCTCTTAAGTAGATGAGTTGACCTTTAAGGAAACCAGCAAGCGTGACCTGTCTGTGAGTGCCTCTGCGGTGTGGGTTCTCCTGGTGAGTGTAAGAACTGCAGGGTACCACTGCTTGAAGCTTTTATTAAGTGTCTGTGCAAGTGTTTGAGCgtgagcgtgagtgtgtgtgagtgtgcacgtGCTTCTGGATTTGTTTATCTGCaagcaaatatgtgtgtgtgtgtatatttaggCATACACTTGTGTCTTTATATAGAATTTGCTTATTAGACTCATGTTTAATCGCTACTATGATTAATGTACAGGAGGCATCTCTGTGTAAACccacaactaaaaaaaaacattgtcatttttttcattttcgaGCAGTTTCTTATTAAtgatataataaaaacatgtctCCATGCACTAAGAGAGTTAACACTGTTTGACAAGTCCCATCATAATCTCTGCTGAATCAGTGATGTCGTCATGACCCAGTTACTCAACAGACAAACTATGAATCAATCCACTCCTGAAACTAGACTCCACCAAATGCATAGTTTACTGTTACCTCATCGCTTGCATGCGATTTGTAAAACCTTGGCGTCTGCGTTTTAGGGGTTTCGTCTTGTCGTGCCGCTTCCTGCCAGGACAAGGAACGTCCGTTCTGCCCCTGTGGTGAGGTGTCACTGGTGACTAATGCAGTGAAAGCATGAAGCAACATCTTCGCTGCTTAGTTCGAAGGGATCCGACCACAGTTCAGGAATGATGAGGGAAGCAGGAAGATGTTTTCAGTGAGTGCAGTCCCCTGCTTGGCCTGTAGGGGGAGCTTTGGCAATTAAAGTAAAGGAGCCAGTGGCAGCCGCTGTCAGTTGCCTTAACTTACGCCTATTTGTTCATGCATGGTTCACACAGATCCTGTGGAGACATGATCATTTTTTTGCACAGCTTTTAGTACAgctttgactttttttgttttgtgttaaagAATCACATCAATGTTAAGTGTAGATTTTATATTTCTAATCTTTTGACAAACAGCCAGTCATTTCTAGtaaaaaaggaggggggggggggctctgatGATTCAATGAAAGCCACTTTAAGAAAGCAGTCGCTGCAGCCCACTTCAGCTACTCCAAACCATAATTCCCATAAACACAGCTGAAACTTTATTGAGTGCAAAACCACTGGCTCCATCCAAGTTTTTAGGAACTACTCTGTAGACGGAGTTCACTTTACAGAGCTGTGTGGGAGATATACAATAACTGgctccctttttattttttatctgcTTTGTGCACAGTCGTCCACTCTCTACTTGTACAGACTGGGATCCTGAGAAACACTTTCTCGTGGTAAGATGTGCACCCCACGGCCCGCAGTCGCTCCTAATGGATGCCTTTAGCCAGCTTTCaatgagagaaaacaacagGCGAGGCTGTATAGTAAAAGCAAAGCAGATGGCGCTAATAAAGTCCTGTCGGTCCGGTTAGCCTGGTTATTGACTGTCCCGAGTCAAGGTAATGAAAGAACATGTCACATGTCACcctgttgtctttgttgtgtccCGGTAGTGAAGACGCACTGTTGTTGTAACTAATGAGACAGACCCTAAACTTGAAGCTaacagacttttttttcctgtccttgttttgttctttaatgACCCTGCGAGGGAACTGCTCGCTTTCCAAAATCCAATACAGATTGTCATTTGTCTCCCGGTTCTTTTCGTGCCCGAAGCCCAAGGACACTAACGCTGAGTGCGTCTCCTGCGGTTCATAACGTATGTAGGCACCTCCGTGGCAGCGCTACATGCTTCTTTCTTCTGAGGGCGCCCTGGGAACCGCTTCCCCCCGTAAAGCTGGCGGTTGGACATAAAAAGGAACGCCAGCGAGTCTCCGCGCCGTCTAATGATACAGTTTGATAGCTCCGGCTTTGTTGAGctatgcttttttttatttttgcgaTAAGGTTAAGACCAGGCGCGCATGCGGGTcgcctgcagcctcagcagctctaATGAGACAAATAAACGAATTTAGCGTTGCCACATACAGCTCCCGAACCCTTATTATCAGGATTATTGTTGAACTGTTGTGAATGGGGGAGTGAaggcccaaaaaaaaaaaaaaaaaaaaagacagagattGGAAAGCGGCATGATTGGCTGATGTTACATATGTCCTTGATTACCTTCCTTCTGCTTTTATTCTAATAAGTGGCATTCTTTGTACTCCGTAGGACAGCTAGACAGTCTGACACACGATGAGAATAAATATTGCATGTGGTAGACATTAAGCTGTCAtcctggggggaaaaaaagaagagatgGAGAAATCCGTGTGGTGTTCTTCGGCGCTACACTTTGCCTGCTCTTGTCACAATTGTCACATCTTGATGACTCCCCCCACTCCACCCCAGCCCCCTTATTTTGTCTCGCCCAGTCAACCGCCGTGAATGACAGCATGGATACCCCATATAGAGAATTATTTTGGGTGATGTAGAATGTACTCCTCCGGGTTACTGTTTGAATTGCAGACGCTTGCCTATTTTAAGCCTCTCTTCTTCTCAACGACCGTAATAAAGGCGAAAACCCGGGACCGGTGGTTTGTTAGCGTTTTACCTGTCATGTGCGAACATTTAAAGTCacaaaatgtgtcttttaaaattttaatgGCCGCTGTTATCAaagtaaagaaagttgttcacAAAAGCTTGTTACCAGCACACCCTCGAGGTTTGTTTGAGGTATGATGTGAGATGATGCTCTTAATTAAAGCTGCTCCCATTGTGCCTGAACCTTGTTGTGTTTCATCAAGCTCATAACTGCGTGGAAGGCTGAAAGGAACTGACAATATTGGCgataccgtgtgtgtgtgtgtgtgtgtgtgtgtgtgtgtgtgtgtgtgtgtgtgtgtgtgtgcgtgcgtgcgtgcgtgtgtgcgtgcgtgcgtgtgcgtgcgtgtgtgtgcgtgtgtgtgcgtgtgtgtgtgtgtgtgtgtgtgtgtgtgtgtgtttgtgcgggtCTGTCTGTCCGTCACGTCTCCTTCCCCTTAAGAGGACGACGCGTAATGCCTCTCCATCCGGCCGCGGGGAGCGGAGAGAGCGTCTGCGCTCTTGTTGCTCAGGAGCTCACCGCTGGGAGCATGAAAAGCTTCCTGCAGAGCCCCCGACTCCCCAGCCTCAAAAGCCACCATGAGCTCATACCTCTCATTTCTGTCTCCCTTCACAAAGAAAAgagagcaggggggggggggggggggggggggtagtgtgTGCCGCAGCTTCCTAGGAGGCTTGTCCCTGAAACCTAGGACCAGTAAAATACAGGGGAGCCTGGATTTATTATTATGTGATGAGTCTGTGCTGggcgtaacacacacacacacacacacacacacacacacacacacacacacatgctcacagctGTCACTCCCGGGT
This genomic interval from Betta splendens chromosome 21, fBetSpl5.4, whole genome shotgun sequence contains the following:
- the LOC114846787 gene encoding obg-like ATPase 1 isoform X3, which gives rise to MAPKKGKEADGPKPPPLIGRFGTSLKIGIVGLPNVGKSTFFNVLTKSQAAAENFPFCTIDPNESRVPIPDERYDFLCQFHKPASKIPAFLHVVDIAGLVKGAHAGQGLGNAFLSHISACDGIFHMTRAFEDEDIIHVEGTVDPVRDMEIIHEELRLKDEEMIGPIIDKLEKAAIRGGDKKLKPEYDVMCKIKSWVVDEKKHVRYYRDWNDKEIEVLNKYLFLTSKPMLYLVNLSEKDYIRKKNKWCSCLCDVSCLCGGCCSACVTFNRATSALVWSITPTFPITLMTVMSFHCLFFFLPLATWQRCTAWKFACLPVAVVKIFPTRKSACQTNRSRKTHKSM